One part of the Terrimicrobium sacchariphilum genome encodes these proteins:
- a CDS encoding Gfo/Idh/MocA family protein — MKTPLRRISMAIVGLSFGRHIVELLHSTPASEFIELSAVCDIRKDLAETVGRERGVRATDSLEELLADPKIQAIGLFTGPYRRAELIRTVLHAGKDVLTTKPFELDSAEAEQILREAQQLGRTIHLNSPSPEPTADIRQVLQWRDQYDLGALVSARGDVWASYFEKSDGSWMDNPDKCPGGAMMRLGIYLINDILQLAGVPNAVSFASSRIRTGRPTPDNALLTLSFPSGCLGSIHTSFCVRDGDQYGNGLSLHFERGSIYRNVGSERAVARPERAQLSLVRLDGDSRVVEVASFDECSGVYQWEEFYRALTLRESISEEYINRIVAGVRVLESLRHLTVRRDRSPATSPVEAVAV; from the coding sequence ATGAAAACACCCCTTCGTCGTATCTCCATGGCCATTGTCGGACTCTCATTTGGACGGCATATCGTGGAGTTGTTGCACTCGACGCCGGCCAGTGAGTTCATTGAGCTGAGCGCGGTATGCGACATCCGCAAGGACCTCGCGGAGACCGTGGGCCGGGAGCGAGGAGTGCGTGCCACCGATTCCCTCGAAGAACTGCTGGCCGACCCGAAAATCCAGGCGATCGGGCTTTTCACCGGCCCTTATCGCCGGGCTGAGCTCATCCGGACGGTTTTGCACGCCGGGAAGGATGTTCTCACCACCAAGCCGTTCGAGCTGGATTCCGCCGAGGCCGAGCAGATCCTGCGCGAGGCGCAGCAGTTGGGTCGGACGATTCATCTGAATTCACCCAGCCCGGAGCCGACGGCGGATATCCGCCAGGTTCTTCAGTGGAGGGATCAGTACGACCTCGGGGCGCTGGTTTCTGCCCGCGGCGATGTCTGGGCCTCCTATTTCGAGAAATCCGACGGCTCCTGGATGGACAACCCGGACAAGTGTCCCGGCGGAGCGATGATGCGCCTGGGCATCTACCTGATCAACGACATCCTCCAGCTCGCCGGTGTGCCCAACGCCGTGAGCTTTGCCTCATCCCGCATTCGCACCGGACGACCGACTCCCGACAATGCCCTGCTCACGCTTTCCTTTCCCAGCGGCTGCCTGGGTTCGATCCACACGTCGTTTTGCGTCCGCGATGGTGACCAGTATGGAAATGGACTCAGCCTGCATTTTGAGCGCGGGAGCATTTACCGGAATGTCGGCAGCGAGCGCGCTGTCGCCCGCCCGGAGCGCGCACAGCTTTCCCTGGTGCGCCTGGATGGGGACTCCCGCGTCGTCGAGGTGGCCTCTTTTGATGAGTGCTCGGGCGTTTATCAGTGGGAGGAGTTTTACCGGGCGCTTACTCTCCGTGAGTCGATATCCGAGGAATATATCAACCGCATCGTGGCAGGCGTGAGAGTCCTCGAGAGCCTCCGGCACCTGACCGTGCGCCGGGATCGCTCGCCTGCGACCTCCCCGGTGGAGGCGGTGGCGGTCTAG
- a CDS encoding SGNH/GDSL hydrolase family protein, giving the protein MSILHRERRTLPIGCALAVLLLALRPGIAGEAEAGADVARVFAAARAGAPLRYVALGGSITQSGEGWIGPWLTEKFPSSRVTTVNSGMSATGSALGVFRIERDVIAHQPDLVAIETCVNDDSLPDDVAIRYLESLVVRLRQLPHPPAIIFLEAAAKQGSRIQRHRQVARHYGLLEVDLQAAIDAELKRTGQDWTAFFSDAVHPNEAGNRFYARTIEQTLAPLLDKKPVDGRSVLPHPISEKPLILDGRMVPLFGITGVPGWRKNASPPFWMDAFFNGTLSASEPGAALEIPFRGTWAGVFYPMDKGYGTFDASIDGGAPLRVAPNTRGGYSLDIVGRDLPAGEHVLRITLPAPDSTPGVNGEVRLGYLLVAGEGTQ; this is encoded by the coding sequence ATGAGCATACTCCACAGGGAGAGGCGGACCTTGCCGATTGGGTGTGCGCTCGCCGTCCTTCTCCTCGCTCTCCGTCCTGGCATCGCGGGGGAGGCCGAGGCCGGAGCTGATGTTGCCCGCGTTTTTGCCGCCGCCAGAGCCGGTGCGCCGCTCCGCTATGTGGCGCTGGGAGGTTCCATCACCCAATCCGGAGAGGGGTGGATCGGCCCATGGCTGACCGAGAAATTCCCCTCCAGCCGTGTGACGACGGTCAACTCCGGCATGAGCGCCACCGGCAGCGCCCTGGGCGTTTTCCGCATCGAGCGCGACGTGATCGCCCATCAGCCGGATCTCGTCGCCATCGAGACCTGCGTCAACGATGACAGCCTGCCCGATGATGTCGCCATCCGGTATTTGGAAAGCCTCGTCGTCCGGCTCCGGCAGTTGCCCCATCCTCCTGCCATCATCTTCCTCGAGGCTGCGGCGAAGCAAGGCAGCAGGATTCAGCGCCATCGCCAGGTGGCCCGCCATTACGGCCTGCTTGAGGTGGACCTCCAGGCCGCCATCGACGCGGAACTGAAGCGCACCGGCCAGGATTGGACCGCCTTTTTCTCCGACGCCGTCCACCCCAACGAAGCGGGCAACCGGTTTTACGCCCGTACGATCGAGCAGACCCTCGCGCCCCTGCTGGACAAAAAGCCAGTGGATGGCCGTTCGGTATTGCCTCATCCCATCAGCGAAAAACCGCTCATTCTCGATGGGCGCATGGTTCCGCTCTTTGGCATCACCGGCGTGCCGGGCTGGAGAAAGAACGCCTCGCCGCCTTTCTGGATGGACGCATTTTTCAATGGCACTCTCTCGGCCTCCGAGCCGGGCGCGGCGCTGGAGATTCCCTTTCGCGGCACCTGGGCGGGAGTATTCTATCCGATGGACAAGGGCTACGGCACATTCGACGCCAGCATCGATGGCGGCGCCCCCCTGCGCGTCGCGCCGAATACCCGAGGCGGGTACTCGCTCGACATCGTGGGTCGCGATCTGCCTGCGGGCGAGCACGTCCTGCGCATCACGCTCCCTGCGCCGGATTCCACGCCGGGGGTGAATGGTGAGGTGCGTCTCGGCTACCTGCTGGTGGCCGGGGAGGGGACCCAATAA
- a CDS encoding PEP-CTERM sorting domain-containing protein, with protein MRHILPAVALLLTLSCSHAQVIYQELFNNTAGSNQSESTIGWTSYWGSTGTIITAEIDKTFIAPLGGNPSTPNGYLALNNSSLLPNYANSFAIVGNFATGLNVSGSTITWTMGNNSTAMTARLLIQIGGDGTAGSGAWYASNQAFSNSIVYSSQAAFASATTSSVTQTLAFSTAAADWRSFTLTPGAAMSLGSVLGSNLSSSQITGIGLLVATPNSSVIGRFDTLTVTVPEPSTIAMFAGGLAFVLFGYRARRKAAAPAR; from the coding sequence ATGCGCCATATCCTCCCTGCCGTCGCGCTGCTCCTCACCCTCTCGTGTTCGCACGCCCAGGTGATCTACCAGGAGTTGTTTAATAACACCGCGGGCAGCAATCAGTCCGAGAGCACCATCGGCTGGACCTCGTACTGGGGCAGCACCGGTACGATCATCACGGCGGAGATCGACAAGACCTTCATCGCTCCGCTGGGCGGGAATCCTTCTACTCCGAATGGTTACCTGGCGTTGAATAACTCCTCGCTGCTTCCCAACTATGCCAACAGTTTTGCCATCGTGGGAAACTTCGCCACTGGCTTGAATGTTTCCGGCAGCACGATCACCTGGACGATGGGCAACAACAGCACGGCGATGACCGCTCGCCTGCTCATTCAGATCGGCGGAGATGGCACGGCGGGCAGCGGCGCCTGGTACGCTTCCAACCAGGCCTTTTCCAATTCCATCGTTTACAGTTCGCAGGCGGCATTTGCCAGCGCGACGACATCGAGCGTGACCCAGACTCTCGCGTTTTCCACCGCCGCCGCCGACTGGCGCTCCTTCACCCTCACTCCCGGCGCGGCCATGTCCCTCGGCAGCGTCCTCGGGTCAAACCTCTCCTCCAGCCAGATCACCGGCATCGGCCTCCTCGTGGCGACGCCCAACAGCTCCGTCATCGGCCGCTTTGATACTCTCACGGTTACCGTTCCCGAGCCGTCCACCATCGCGATGTTTGCCGGTGGGCTGGCCTTTGTGCTATTTGGCTATCGGGCGCGCCGCAAGGCTGCCGCTCCGGCACGCTGA
- a CDS encoding endo-1,3-alpha-glucanase family glycosylhydrolase, with protein MNPLRNPMLGATLSVCMASAGCGPQGGSSGPAGFSTEQLPVERFDVYPAGSLPPYPWQPVGKFSDLARMELRPEGESRFIANAVTGKGLVMEDRDPAAGAGCGISYTFAPPPPGPLYLGFDFRNTAGSTLDWECRLDDSAGKGLRLHIAPGGELQAGEIGGALTRVAPIKADTWYHVAVRISGAGEATVALTESTKPEGAAGSASIALSEKDLAFTRLSFRNIGSQEQTGGWALDNVLMAGRVDAPRDALLPFKQAPLSVLRASPRKVYAYYYEIYPSGYSDRDPGLAPYTKKLFNPSLTPADRVKSGTELLYRPLPRPPMEPGLSADEVLIRAMEEEVRLGIQMGLDGFLLDFFALPESYPDVANIREYNRRSFALMDAAARVDPGFRIIPAIYAGPKPPPGLPPDQDIESAWTAAYADSPIVRKILAHPQLLRTEDGRVYLSKWGTEMYPAAWWQRVVDRLAARGVPVAFLGQFNGLPAARLQTYSALCYAMADWGPRTPKDYRWVEKARPLTTKVVSPVVFQDVRTRERVYWEAWGSEAFRNMWQSAIRDGADWVFITTWSDYSEQAQAPSTAIGFALYDLNAYYIQWFKLGAAPVIDRDVLYYFHRIQHTDTASLRGEPWKLIPEGNMTARNDIELLAFLKEPGELRIQAGGETRSEMAGAGITSLKAPISTGMAFTPVFSLLRNNQPVLQGRSRYAILDRLEYPNLLYHAGILTNDDHLQPPRNP; from the coding sequence ATGAATCCGCTGCGCAATCCCATGCTGGGAGCGACCCTCTCGGTATGTATGGCCTCTGCTGGCTGCGGACCGCAGGGAGGGTCGTCCGGTCCGGCGGGATTCTCCACGGAGCAGCTTCCCGTCGAGCGCTTCGATGTCTATCCCGCCGGATCGCTGCCGCCCTATCCGTGGCAGCCCGTGGGAAAATTCTCCGACCTCGCCCGCATGGAGCTCCGGCCGGAGGGAGAGTCTCGGTTTATCGCCAATGCCGTCACGGGCAAGGGCCTCGTCATGGAGGATCGCGACCCGGCGGCCGGGGCGGGCTGCGGCATCTCGTACACCTTTGCCCCGCCTCCGCCCGGCCCGCTGTATCTCGGGTTTGACTTCAGGAACACAGCGGGGTCGACGCTGGATTGGGAGTGCCGCCTCGACGACTCGGCGGGGAAAGGCCTCCGCCTGCACATCGCTCCCGGCGGAGAATTGCAGGCCGGGGAGATCGGCGGTGCGTTGACGCGCGTCGCCCCGATCAAGGCCGACACCTGGTATCACGTCGCGGTGCGCATTTCCGGAGCAGGTGAGGCGACGGTCGCACTCACCGAAAGCACCAAGCCCGAGGGGGCGGCGGGCTCCGCCTCGATCGCTCTTTCGGAGAAGGACCTTGCGTTCACCCGCCTGAGCTTCCGGAATATCGGCAGCCAGGAGCAGACAGGCGGGTGGGCGCTGGATAATGTCCTCATGGCTGGTCGGGTCGACGCGCCTCGCGATGCGTTGCTCCCGTTCAAGCAAGCGCCCCTTTCCGTGCTCCGCGCCTCCCCGCGCAAGGTCTATGCATATTATTATGAGATCTATCCCTCCGGGTATTCCGACAGGGACCCCGGCCTCGCTCCGTACACGAAGAAGCTCTTCAACCCCTCGCTGACTCCTGCCGATCGCGTGAAGTCCGGCACGGAGCTGCTCTACCGTCCGCTGCCCCGCCCGCCGATGGAGCCGGGCCTCTCCGCCGACGAGGTGCTCATCCGCGCGATGGAGGAGGAGGTGCGTCTCGGCATCCAGATGGGTCTCGACGGGTTCCTCCTCGATTTCTTTGCCCTGCCCGAGAGCTATCCCGATGTTGCCAATATCAGGGAATACAATCGCCGTTCCTTTGCGCTGATGGATGCCGCGGCGCGGGTCGATCCCGGGTTCCGGATCATTCCCGCCATCTACGCCGGGCCGAAGCCTCCGCCCGGTCTCCCGCCGGATCAGGATATCGAGTCGGCCTGGACCGCGGCCTATGCGGATTCTCCCATCGTGCGGAAAATCCTCGCCCACCCGCAGCTGCTGCGCACGGAAGACGGTCGCGTCTACCTGAGCAAATGGGGTACGGAAATGTATCCTGCCGCCTGGTGGCAGCGCGTCGTCGATCGGCTCGCGGCTCGCGGCGTCCCTGTCGCCTTTCTGGGGCAGTTCAATGGACTGCCTGCGGCCCGCCTCCAAACCTACAGCGCACTCTGCTACGCGATGGCCGACTGGGGGCCGCGCACGCCCAAGGATTACCGTTGGGTGGAAAAGGCTCGCCCGCTGACGACCAAGGTCGTGTCTCCCGTCGTCTTTCAGGACGTGCGTACTCGCGAGCGCGTCTATTGGGAGGCCTGGGGTAGCGAGGCGTTTCGCAACATGTGGCAGTCGGCCATTCGCGACGGTGCGGACTGGGTTTTCATCACGACGTGGTCCGACTACTCCGAGCAGGCGCAGGCGCCCTCCACCGCGATCGGCTTCGCGCTTTACGACCTGAATGCCTACTACATTCAGTGGTTCAAGCTGGGCGCTGCGCCGGTCATCGACCGCGATGTGCTCTACTATTTCCATAGGATCCAGCACACCGATACCGCCTCGCTGCGGGGCGAACCGTGGAAACTCATTCCCGAGGGAAACATGACCGCGCGCAATGACATCGAGCTTCTCGCCTTCCTCAAGGAACCTGGCGAGTTGCGTATCCAGGCGGGTGGCGAGACCCGCTCGGAGATGGCGGGAGCAGGCATTACGTCGCTGAAGGCACCCATTTCAACGGGCATGGCCTTCACTCCGGTTTTCTCCCTGCTGCGCAACAACCAGCCCGTGCTGCAAGGCCGCAGCCGGTATGCGATCCTCGATCGGTTGGAGTATCCGAATCTCCTGTATCATGCGGGAATCCTGACCAACGACGATCATCTCCAGCCTCCCCGGAATCCATGA
- a CDS encoding SGNH/GDSL hydrolase family protein, whose protein sequence is MNHLRIFAALLFLAPSGGLHAQATPAPEPVRPAVECVPRGGLPNVFAKLKAGESVKIAYLGGSITEQKGWRVLSLKWLREKYPSARIEEINAAIGGTGSDLGVYRLEKDVLRFQPDLLFVEFAVNDGGTPSGKIRKAMEGIVRQTWAAAPRCDICFVYTLVTVSFPAVQEGRLTRAASVMEEVADHYQIPSVHLGIQAAALARDGKLVPASPDARVEQVAGDALNEATPVPRDAQGRIIFSKDGVHPYTDTGHVLYTQALIRALTQMEPQGNPAPHPLVAPLDADNWEHARLVAINDAATIRRAASDASVSPDPMAARFSSRLPGIAKLRPGDSLDFRFHGSDAFLYGVRGPDSGVIEITLDGVSRKVVNFDRYCGYHRLVTIPIGENLPDRPHDVSVKVLDDPVAKGEILAGKGLEDWKAHPAAFTGSDWYVGAVLVLGRTLPGQSTE, encoded by the coding sequence ATGAATCACCTCAGGATATTTGCCGCCCTTCTCTTTCTGGCCCCCTCCGGGGGATTGCACGCCCAGGCCACGCCCGCGCCGGAACCCGTCCGGCCGGCAGTGGAGTGCGTGCCACGTGGCGGCCTGCCCAATGTCTTCGCGAAACTCAAGGCAGGCGAGTCGGTGAAGATCGCCTATCTCGGCGGCAGCATCACGGAGCAAAAAGGCTGGCGCGTGCTCAGCCTGAAGTGGCTGCGCGAAAAATACCCCTCCGCACGCATCGAGGAGATCAATGCCGCGATCGGCGGCACCGGGTCCGACCTCGGCGTCTATCGTCTGGAGAAGGACGTGTTGCGCTTTCAGCCCGATCTCCTTTTCGTGGAGTTCGCGGTGAATGACGGCGGGACGCCGTCGGGGAAAATCCGCAAGGCCATGGAGGGCATCGTTCGTCAGACGTGGGCGGCCGCTCCTCGCTGCGACATCTGCTTCGTCTACACCCTCGTCACGGTGAGCTTCCCCGCCGTGCAGGAGGGGCGTCTGACCCGCGCCGCCAGCGTCATGGAGGAAGTGGCCGACCATTATCAAATCCCCAGCGTCCATCTCGGCATCCAGGCCGCCGCCCTGGCCAGGGATGGAAAGCTCGTCCCGGCCTCGCCCGACGCCCGCGTCGAGCAGGTTGCGGGGGATGCGCTCAACGAAGCCACCCCCGTGCCCAGGGACGCCCAGGGGCGCATCATCTTTTCCAAGGATGGCGTGCATCCCTACACCGATACCGGCCATGTGCTCTACACCCAGGCATTGATTCGCGCCCTCACGCAGATGGAACCACAGGGCAACCCTGCGCCGCACCCCCTCGTCGCACCGCTGGATGCGGACAATTGGGAACACGCCCGCCTCGTCGCGATCAATGATGCCGCCACGATCCGGCGGGCCGCATCCGACGCCAGTGTATCGCCTGATCCCATGGCTGCGCGTTTTTCCAGCCGCCTTCCGGGAATCGCGAAACTGCGCCCCGGCGATTCGCTCGATTTCCGCTTTCACGGCAGCGATGCCTTCCTCTACGGCGTCCGGGGGCCGGACTCCGGCGTGATCGAGATCACCCTCGATGGCGTTTCGCGCAAGGTGGTCAATTTCGATCGCTATTGCGGCTACCACCGGCTCGTCACGATCCCCATCGGGGAAAATCTGCCCGACCGCCCGCACGACGTCTCTGTGAAGGTGCTCGATGATCCTGTCGCCAAGGGCGAAATCCTGGCAGGCAAGGGGCTGGAAGACTGGAAAGCCCACCCCGCCGCCTTCACCGGGTCCGACTGGTATGTCGGCGCGGTTCTCGTCCTGGGCAGGACCCTGCCGGGCCAGTCCACCGAGTAG
- a CDS encoding LamG-like jellyroll fold domain-containing protein, translated as MIRKVTLLLIAALAALAGCSARAGALPLPSRSPESPVIFWAHYMPMVPHGHMHAHPYSGGNHDAWPFDAQHALLQEDYEEDIRQALDSGVNGFQMLIFVPEDIFEAARKVRKETGRMFYISPQWAYANPKTFEETEKRIVEFYEKHLDDPHVYTKDGYQIHFVWESARTSDVAALQKKLQDKGLKIVLAPTIRSLTSPDLDPARIAALGLRAAEGWMHGAPEGEEPRALTESLAGPTAGGFLYVPSIAAGYDSSNRPGQFIHVPFHGVRTLVDSLRTWVSLGYRQLMLVTWNDPQESLEIPSSRNIWGHNEILSFFHGVADDGKSPFADSKVVVSYPVECMAGDQFFFQVVGLPARGKTLEWRAQVALHPVGASDAQGAIVLRSMSEGAADRESLLEMRWDTSGVVGVVPAIQPIVSVDYRESGGEWQPLYQNVALPPTRLRFNLIQYPVPYAIDLARIAMEPKLALSVQPGGLLDTVALTIDGDASTIRKVNLTDGTRSLGAFREPEAAGNFPLRDIFVRIEASEDRPLTLAVEGGVIRDFYGVAGRPNDALKTVNAPSATFSIRPVNSEARSRVARLDLSPDARLTLNYVKGDPSQAVTANLDELRRGASRTVSIGGKPATLSMILTADMTDANIDYPVKTGPWQRTIPLHLEEDGPMLLQAMALLRNDRVAISPPVWVERPGADPLVAAQWLATEGTFEDFVNPSSETTLNPLSLDHVIAGFVPRSEIPWFHLDLEEGAGTRLNDRGISQQAGRASIETGGLKRDELFKPGIVGDWEWLESGHRGRALRLGGDSVIRFRSKSSPVGAQTTSLWVEVQASGRGEKSRWSTLKAGPFRLEILSGRESLLAFDRGGVKLERRVETAFLPGWNHLVFVYDLSSVRAYLNGADLGEVAAGKPAYQRTHIMPSIGFSGTSPDGPAFTGVLDDVQVIGAGLGPDGVAALAVSPDPNISNPKAP; from the coding sequence ATGATACGCAAGGTCACTCTCCTCCTCATCGCTGCGCTCGCCGCCCTGGCCGGCTGTTCCGCCCGGGCCGGTGCCCTCCCTCTGCCGTCCAGATCCCCGGAGTCGCCGGTGATTTTCTGGGCGCACTACATGCCGATGGTTCCGCACGGGCACATGCACGCGCATCCGTACTCCGGCGGGAACCATGATGCGTGGCCCTTTGATGCGCAGCACGCGCTGCTTCAGGAAGACTACGAGGAGGATATTCGCCAGGCTCTCGACAGCGGCGTGAATGGCTTTCAGATGCTCATCTTCGTTCCCGAGGACATCTTTGAAGCGGCGAGGAAGGTCCGCAAGGAAACCGGGCGGATGTTTTATATCTCACCGCAATGGGCCTACGCGAATCCGAAGACGTTTGAAGAAACCGAAAAGCGTATCGTCGAGTTTTACGAGAAGCATCTCGATGACCCGCATGTCTATACGAAGGATGGCTATCAAATTCACTTCGTCTGGGAGTCGGCCAGGACCTCCGACGTTGCGGCGTTGCAGAAGAAGCTCCAGGATAAGGGACTCAAGATCGTGCTCGCGCCGACCATTCGCAGCCTGACGAGTCCCGATCTCGACCCCGCTCGCATCGCTGCCCTGGGCCTGCGGGCCGCGGAGGGCTGGATGCATGGCGCCCCGGAGGGGGAGGAGCCTCGTGCCCTCACCGAGAGCCTCGCCGGGCCGACCGCGGGGGGCTTCCTATATGTTCCCTCCATCGCCGCGGGCTACGATAGCTCGAATCGCCCGGGGCAATTCATCCATGTGCCGTTTCACGGAGTCCGCACCCTGGTCGATTCATTGCGCACCTGGGTTTCCCTCGGCTATCGCCAGCTTATGCTTGTGACGTGGAATGATCCCCAGGAGTCGCTTGAGATTCCCTCCAGTCGCAACATCTGGGGACATAATGAAATCCTGAGCTTCTTCCACGGCGTGGCCGATGATGGGAAAAGCCCGTTCGCCGACTCGAAGGTCGTGGTGTCCTACCCGGTCGAGTGCATGGCGGGTGACCAGTTTTTCTTTCAGGTGGTCGGTCTGCCGGCACGCGGGAAGACTCTCGAGTGGCGCGCGCAGGTTGCGCTGCACCCAGTGGGAGCCTCCGACGCGCAGGGCGCGATCGTCTTGCGCTCGATGAGCGAGGGCGCTGCCGATCGGGAGAGCCTGCTCGAGATGCGCTGGGATACATCGGGCGTGGTCGGCGTCGTTCCGGCGATCCAGCCGATCGTCTCTGTGGACTATCGCGAGTCCGGTGGAGAATGGCAGCCTCTCTATCAGAATGTCGCGCTGCCGCCCACGCGCCTGCGGTTCAATCTCATCCAGTACCCCGTGCCCTACGCCATCGATCTGGCCCGCATCGCCATGGAGCCAAAGCTCGCTCTCTCCGTGCAACCGGGCGGCCTGCTGGATACGGTCGCACTCACCATCGACGGCGACGCGAGCACGATTCGCAAGGTGAACCTTACTGACGGCACCCGGAGCCTTGGCGCGTTTCGCGAACCCGAGGCTGCGGGAAACTTTCCGCTGCGCGATATCTTCGTGCGCATCGAGGCATCGGAGGATCGCCCTCTCACTCTGGCGGTGGAGGGCGGCGTCATTCGCGATTTCTACGGAGTCGCCGGTCGCCCGAATGACGCGCTGAAGACCGTGAACGCGCCGTCCGCGACATTCTCCATCCGTCCCGTGAACAGCGAGGCCCGCTCGCGTGTCGCCCGGCTCGACCTCTCGCCGGATGCCCGGCTCACGCTGAATTACGTCAAGGGCGATCCCTCGCAGGCCGTGACGGCAAATCTCGATGAGCTCCGGCGCGGAGCCTCGCGCACTGTTTCGATCGGCGGCAAGCCCGCCACCCTGAGCATGATCCTCACCGCCGACATGACGGATGCCAATATTGACTATCCCGTCAAGACCGGTCCATGGCAGCGCACCATCCCGCTTCACCTGGAGGAGGACGGTCCGATGCTCCTCCAGGCCATGGCACTGCTGAGGAACGACCGCGTCGCCATCTCCCCGCCCGTGTGGGTGGAGCGCCCCGGCGCCGATCCGCTCGTGGCCGCCCAGTGGTTGGCGACGGAGGGGACCTTTGAGGATTTCGTGAATCCCTCCTCGGAGACCACGCTTAATCCGCTTTCCCTCGACCACGTGATCGCGGGCTTCGTTCCCCGGAGCGAGATTCCGTGGTTCCACCTCGACCTGGAGGAGGGCGCTGGGACGCGTCTCAATGATCGCGGCATCAGCCAACAGGCCGGCCGCGCCAGCATCGAGACGGGAGGATTGAAGCGCGACGAACTCTTCAAGCCCGGAATCGTGGGCGACTGGGAGTGGCTGGAGAGCGGACATCGCGGCCGCGCTCTGCGGTTGGGTGGGGATTCCGTGATCCGCTTCCGCTCCAAGTCCTCGCCCGTGGGGGCGCAGACCACGAGCCTGTGGGTGGAGGTGCAAGCCTCCGGGCGCGGGGAGAAGTCCCGCTGGTCCACGCTCAAGGCCGGTCCGTTTCGCCTGGAGATACTTTCCGGCAGGGAGTCGCTCCTGGCCTTTGATCGCGGCGGCGTCAAGCTGGAGCGGCGCGTGGAGACCGCGTTCCTGCCGGGGTGGAATCACCTCGTCTTTGTCTATGACCTCTCAAGCGTGCGGGCGTATCTCAACGGCGCCGATCTCGGCGAGGTGGCCGCGGGAAAGCCCGCCTATCAAAGGACGCACATCATGCCATCCATCGGTTTTTCCGGGACATCCCCCGACGGCCCCGCCTTTACCGGCGTGCTCGACGACGTGCAGGTCATCGGCGCCGGACTCGGCCCCGACGGCGTTGCCGCCCTGGCAGTATCACCTGATCCTAATATTTCCAACCCGAAAGCCCCATGA
- a CDS encoding carbohydrate-binding family 9-like protein → MRLLLFAMCWVATMRAADRPELTIPMTQASAAWPAESAWETAARIPALSPPLNAAPEGEEQTTVRLLWTRDHLFVRFTCREGTPVNLDATPTAERPLHVADCVEIFLDPVGDGRVFAELQFDSQGRSFDALHVYSAEPVANEDFTIHEDVIRRESWFFPEWTLPGMRVEARAIAPGWEVTVALPASPLLKRLGRTTFETGEELRANFLRLDYSAASGKPRITNWAPVVFGRAHRSPAGMGRLVLAGPGNP, encoded by the coding sequence ATGAGGCTCCTCCTTTTTGCGATGTGCTGGGTCGCCACGATGCGCGCGGCGGATCGACCGGAACTGACTATTCCCATGACACAAGCCAGCGCGGCCTGGCCGGCGGAATCCGCGTGGGAAACAGCAGCCAGGATACCGGCCCTGTCGCCTCCGCTGAACGCAGCGCCGGAGGGGGAGGAACAGACGACGGTGCGCCTGCTCTGGACCCGCGATCACCTCTTTGTCCGCTTCACCTGCCGGGAGGGCACGCCTGTGAATCTCGATGCCACGCCGACGGCGGAGCGCCCGCTCCATGTCGCCGACTGCGTGGAGATCTTTCTGGACCCGGTCGGCGATGGCCGCGTATTTGCCGAGCTGCAATTTGACTCGCAGGGGCGATCGTTTGACGCACTGCACGTGTACTCGGCAGAGCCGGTGGCCAATGAGGACTTCACCATTCATGAGGACGTCATACGCAGGGAATCGTGGTTTTTTCCGGAATGGACTCTTCCCGGCATGCGGGTCGAGGCCCGGGCGATCGCCCCGGGCTGGGAGGTCACGGTCGCGCTGCCAGCCAGTCCGCTCCTGAAACGACTCGGGCGCACGACCTTCGAGACCGGCGAGGAACTGCGGGCCAATTTCCTCCGGCTCGACTACTCCGCGGCGTCCGGCAAGCCACGGATCACAAACTGGGCGCCCGTGGTCTTCGGCAGGGCCCATCGCTCTCCCGCCGGCATGGGGCGGCTGGTGCTGGCTGGTCCGGGAAACCCCTAG